In a single window of the Solea senegalensis isolate Sse05_10M linkage group LG1, IFAPA_SoseM_1, whole genome shotgun sequence genome:
- the LOC122768987 gene encoding RAB11-binding protein RELCH homolog isoform X7 yields MFQNLTKWAGSNVRAREFSQSSLPILSPCQTYLPNLASLISTLVEAVPISLAAKKLYIGKMASVNPFNISDSDEEAERRPNETVDTERSPSEGAPGPPPGNPFSPPADGEPPTLLLSSNRTSPSGEGISLSAAATSAMASSAETRVSVDVIAAQLIRDQYILTALEFHTELLEAGRELPRLRDYFSNPGNFERQSGTPPAKDQVLGPGGPLNRAGSISTLDSLDFARYSDDGNRESDERVAVLEFELRKAKETIQALRANLTQAAESEVPSQERKNFKTSPEIQEPIRPLEKRALNFLVNEYLLKNEHKLSSITFSDENDDQDFELWDDVGLNIPKPPDLLQLYRNCGTPISSPRSMVDVAVGVDLGDLPGNCIIQDPHKKPDLSQQVCSQQTEVVQELEYQISLLNNEKQSLAEQIKKLQSEIQTLKRTVSSTPPTSLDLMPQNTSKPAFSSTSTTTTISSTDPLSMSYPQPPTDNGQYMDIRGVSEPESGQKSSSTQNTPQTCPQSRNEVKSRAPVKFDTPNRNLSPVFQQALLSFCRMCSDSRLGAEVSRIADSEESVMLMLGRCLPHIVPNVLLAKREELIPLILCTACLHPEPKERDQLLHILFNLIKRPDDEQRQMILTGCVAFARHVGPTRVEAELLPQCWEQINHKYPERRLLVAESCGALAPYLPKEIRSSLVLSMLQQMLTEDKADMVREAVVKSLGIIMGYIDDPDKYSQGFELMLLSLADPSERVVSAVHQVFIPAFAAWTTELGTLQTSLIPSLLARIEKLLKQGEHSLDEHKLHVFLSALQSLIPPLFAVVLQNAPFTSRAKTHGDIPAIEVTRFPRPASPLQDVATIIGSREMLSALLLLYDHQLEHEGTTGWESLLWVVNQLLPTLIDIVGRINVTSSTCVHEFSRFFWRFCRTFGKIFTNTKVKPQFQEILRLSEENVDASVGNGILTKATVPIYATGVLTCYNQEEDRKLLVGFLEDVMTTLSLSHAPLDSLKASFVELGANPVYHELLLTVLWYGVVHTSALVRCTAARMFELVLRGMSEALVDRRAAPALITLCSGPEFSVRISTIPAFGTIMETVTQKELLERVKMQLASFLEDPQYQDQHSLHMEIIRTFGRVGPNAEPRFRDDFVLPHLHKLALANNSQQVETKRIDIATQLFEAYSALSCCFISEEVMINHFLPGLRCLRTDMEQLSPEHEVILSSMVKECEIKVENRGMADAQGSMSIASSLVGEDAKTKFLSKMGQLTTSGAMLANVFQRKK; encoded by the exons ATGTTCCAGAATCTGACAAAATGGGCGGGCTCTAACGTAAGGGCTCGAGAATTCAGCCAATCATCGCTTCCCATTCTGTCCCCTTGTCAAACCTACCTACCAAACCTAGCTAGCCTTATATCCACTTTGGTAGAAGCGGTTCCGATTAGCTTAGCTGCTAAAAAGCTTTATATTGGAAAAATGGCGTCCGTCAACCCGTTTAATATCAGCGACTCCGATGAAGAGGCTGAACGACGTCCGAATGAAACGGTTGACACAGAGAGGAGCCCAAGCGAGGGAGCGCCAGGGCCGCCACCAGGCAATCCTTTCTCCCCGCCTGCAGACGGCGAGCCTCCGACACTTCTGCTGTCAAGCAACCGAACAAGCCCCAGCGGTGAGGGCATCTCGTTATCGGCCGCTGCAACCTCCGCGATGGCAAGCAGCGCCGAGACACGGGTGTCGGTGGATGTCATTGCTGCTCAGCTAATACGGGACCAATACATCCTCACGGCCCTGGAGTTTCACACTGAACTGTTGGAAGCAGGCAGAGAGCTCCCGAGGCTGAGGGATTATTTCTCCAACCCGGGCAACTTCGAGCGACAGAGCGGCACTCCGCCTGCCAAAGATCAGGTCCTTGGACCTGGTGGACCGCTTA aTCGTGCAGGCAGCATTAGCACCTTGGACTCGTTGGACTTTGCCCGTTACTCTGATGATGGAAACCGCGAGTCGGACGAGCGAGTAGCAG tgctgGAGTTTGAGCTACGGAAAGCAAAGGAGACCATTCAGGCTCTGCGCGCCAACTTGACTCAGGCAGCAG AGAGTGAAGTGCCTTctcaggagagaaaaaacttcAAGACAAGTCCTGAAATTCAG GAGCCTATACGTCCACTGGAGAAAAGAGCCTTAAACTTCCTTGTGAATgagtatttattaaaaaacgAACACAAACTGTCATCCATCACCTTCTCTGATGAAAACGATGACCAG GATTTTGAGTTGTGGGATGATGTCGGCCTCAATATCCCCAAACCCCCTGACCTATTACAGCTCTACAGGAACTGTGGCACCCCCATCTCGTCGCCTCGGAGCATGGTTGATGTGGCAGTAGGGGTGGATTTAGGTGATCTTCCAGGAAACTGCATCATCCAAGATCCTCATAAGAAGCCTGACCTCTCACAACAAGTATGTTCT caACAGACCGAAGTAGTGCAAGAGTTGGAATACCAGATCAGCCTCCTCAACAACGAGAAGCAGAGCCTCGCTGAGCAAATCAAGAAACTGCAGAG tgaaattcaaacactgaagagaacGGTTTCCTCCACTCCTCCAACCTCTCTGGACCTGATGCCCCAGAATACATCTAAACCTGCCTTCTCTTCCACCAGCACTACCACCACTATTTCTTCCACTGACCCTCTGTCCATG TCTTACCCTCAGCCTCCGACAGATAATGGCCAGTATATGGACATTCGAGGGGTTTCAGAGCCTGAAAGTGGTCAGAAATCGTCCTCTACTCAGAACACGCCACAGACATGTCCGCAGTCCCGCAACGAGGTTAAGAGCAGGGCTCCTGTCAAGTTTGACACACCCAACAG GAACTTATCTCCAGTTTTCCAGCAAGCACTACTGTCCTTCTGCAGAATGTGCTCCGACAGCCGCCTGGGAGCAGAG gTGTCCCGTATAGCAGACAGTGAGGAGAGTGTGATGTTAATGCTGGGCCGCTGCCTCCCTCACATCGTCCCCAACGTCCTCCTTGCTAAACGAGAG GAGTTGATTCCACTCATTTTATGTACTGCCTGCCTTCACCCAGAACCTAAGGAAAGAGACCAGCTCCTTCACATCCTCTTTAACTTAATCAAGAGACCAGATGATGAGCAAAG ACAAATGATCTTGACGGGATGTGTCGCATTTGCAAGGCACGTGGGTCCCACCCGTGTCGAGGCCGAACTACTTCCTCAGTGCTGGGAACAG aTTAACCACAAATATCCAGAGAGGAGATTGTTGGTGGCGGAGTCCTGTGGAGCCTTAGCACCATACCTGCCT AAAGAGATCCGTAGCTCCCTGGTGTTGTCCATGTTGCAGCAGATGCTCACTGAAGATAAGGCGGATATGGTCAGAGAAGCTGTGGTCAAGAGCCTGGGCATTATTATGGGTTATATAGATGATCCTGACAAGTACTCCCAG GGATTTGAGCTGATGCTGCTGTCTCTTGCGGATCCATCAGAGCGGGTGGTCAGTGCAGTCCATCAGGTCTTTATTCCTGCCTTTGCCGCGTGGACCACGGAGCTTGGCACCCTACAAACTTCACTCATCCCTTCTCTTTTAGCACGTATAGAGAAACTACTTAAG CAAGGAGAACACAGTCTAGATGAACACAAATTACATGTATTCCTGTCGGCCCTGCAGTCTCTCATCCCTCCTCTGTTTGCCGTGGTGCTGCAGAATGCACCGTTCACCAGCAGAGCCAAAACCCACGGAGACATTCCTGCAATAGAGG TGACACGGTTTCCCAGACCAGCGTCTCCCCTGCAGGATGTAGCCACCATCATCGGCAGCAGAGAAATGCTGAGTGCGCTCCTGCTCCTCTATGACCATCAGCTGGAGCACGAAGGCACCACTGGCTGGGAGAGCCTGTTATGGGTGGTCAATCAGCT CCTTCCAACGCTCATAGATATTGTGGGCCGGATCAATGTAACGTCATCCACCTGCGTCCACGAGTTCTCTCGCTTCTTCTGGAGGTTCTGTCGCACTTTCGGCAAGATCTTTACCAACACTAAG GTTAAACCACAGTTCCAGGAGATTCTCCGGCTATCTGAAGAAAATGTCG ATGCTTCAGTGGGGAATGGTATTCTCACCAAAGCCACAGTCCCCATTTATGCCACTGGAGTATTGACATGCTATAACCAG GAGGAGGATCGTAAGTTGTTGGTGGGTTTCCTAGAGGATGTTATGACAACCCTGTCACTGTCCCATGCTCCCCTCGACAGCCTGAAGGCCTCCTTTGTAGAGCTTGg TGCCAACCCAGTGTACCACGAATTGCTGCTGACTGTTCTGTGGTATGGGGTGGTCCATACCTCGGCACTGGTCCGGTGTACAGCAGCGCGGATGTttgag TTGGTTCTCCGAGGCATGAGTGAAGCATTAGTAGATCGCCGGGCGGCTCCAGCCCTTATAACTCTGTGCAGTGGCCCCGAATT CTCAGTGAGGATATCCACTATTCCTGCCTTTGGTACCATCATGGAGACGGTCACGCAAAAAGAG ctgttggAGCGTGTAAAGATGCAGCTGGCATCGTTCCTCGAGGACCCGCAGTACCAGGATCAGCACTCCTTACACATGGAAATCATCAGGACGTTTGGAAGAGTCGGGCCTAATGCTGAGCCACGCTTTAGAGACGACT TTGTTCTGCCACATCTTCACAAACTGGCACTAGCCAACAACAGCCAGCAAGTGGAGACCAAGAGAATCGACATTGCCACACAGCTGTTTGAGGCCTACAGTGcactctcctgctgct tcatttctgaggaggTGATGATCAACCACTTCCTCCCTGGCCTCAGATGTCTCCGCACTGACATGGAGCAACTCTCTCCTGAGCACGAg GTGATTCTGAGCTCTATGGTCAAAGAGTGTGAAATCAAGGTGGAAAACAGGGGAATGGCGGACGCACAGGG GTCCATGTCTATTGCCTCTAGTTTGGTGGGCGAGGATGCCAAGACCAAGTTCCTAAGTAAGATGGGTCAGCTGACCACCTCAGGCGCCATGCTGGCCAATGTCTTCCAGAGAAAAAAGTGA
- the LOC122768987 gene encoding RAB11-binding protein RELCH homolog isoform X8 — protein sequence MFQNLTKWAGSNVRAREFSQSSLPILSPCQTYLPNLASLISTLVEAVPISLAAKKLYIGKMASVNPFNISDSDEEAERRPNETVDTERSPSEGAPGPPPGNPFSPPADGEPPTLLLSSNRTSPSGEGISLSAAATSAMASSAETRVSVDVIAAQLIRDQYILTALEFHTELLEAGRELPRLRDYFSNPGNFERQSGTPPAKDQVLGPGGPLNRAGSISTLDSLDFARYSDDGNRESDERVAESEVPSQERKNFKTSPEIQEPIRPLEKRALNFLVNEYLLKNEHKLSSITFSDENDDQDFELWDDVGLNIPKPPDLLQLYRNCGTPISSPRSMVDVAVGVDLGDLPGNCIIQDPHKKPDLSQQVCSQQTEVVQELEYQISLLNNEKQSLAEQIKKLQSEIQTLKRTVSSTPPTSLDLMPQNTSKPAFSSTSTTTTISSTDPLSMSYPQPPTDNGQYMDIRGVSEPESGQKSSSTQNTPQTCPQSRNEVKSRAPVKFDTPNRNLSPVFQQALLSFCRMCSDSRLGAEVSRIADSEESVMLMLGRCLPHIVPNVLLAKRERMVAHLCQELIPLILCTACLHPEPKERDQLLHILFNLIKRPDDEQRQMILTGCVAFARHVGPTRVEAELLPQCWEQINHKYPERRLLVAESCGALAPYLPKEIRSSLVLSMLQQMLTEDKADMVREAVVKSLGIIMGYIDDPDKYSQGFELMLLSLADPSERVVSAVHQVFIPAFAAWTTELGTLQTSLIPSLLARIEKLLKQGEHSLDEHKLHVFLSALQSLIPPLFAVVLQNAPFTSRAKTHGDIPAIEVTRFPRPASPLQDVATIIGSREMLSALLLLYDHQLEHEGTTGWESLLWVVNQLLPTLIDIVGRINVTSSTCVHEFSRFFWRFCRTFGKIFTNTKVKPQFQEILRLSEENVDASVGNGILTKATVPIYATGVLTCYNQEEDRKLLVGFLEDVMTTLSLSHAPLDSLKASFVELGANPVYHELLLTVLWYGVVHTSALVRCTAARMFELLVKGVNETLVAQRVVPALITLSSDPEISVRISTIPAFGTIMETVTQKELLERVKMQLASFLEDPQYQDQHSLHMEIIRTFGRVGPNAEPRFRDDFVLPHLHKLALANNSQQVETKRIDIATQLFEAYSALSCCFISEEVMINHFLPGLRCLRTDMEQLSPEHEVILSSMVKECEIKVENRGMADAQGSMSIASSLVGEDAKTKFLSKMGQLTTSGAMLANVFQRKK from the exons ATGTTCCAGAATCTGACAAAATGGGCGGGCTCTAACGTAAGGGCTCGAGAATTCAGCCAATCATCGCTTCCCATTCTGTCCCCTTGTCAAACCTACCTACCAAACCTAGCTAGCCTTATATCCACTTTGGTAGAAGCGGTTCCGATTAGCTTAGCTGCTAAAAAGCTTTATATTGGAAAAATGGCGTCCGTCAACCCGTTTAATATCAGCGACTCCGATGAAGAGGCTGAACGACGTCCGAATGAAACGGTTGACACAGAGAGGAGCCCAAGCGAGGGAGCGCCAGGGCCGCCACCAGGCAATCCTTTCTCCCCGCCTGCAGACGGCGAGCCTCCGACACTTCTGCTGTCAAGCAACCGAACAAGCCCCAGCGGTGAGGGCATCTCGTTATCGGCCGCTGCAACCTCCGCGATGGCAAGCAGCGCCGAGACACGGGTGTCGGTGGATGTCATTGCTGCTCAGCTAATACGGGACCAATACATCCTCACGGCCCTGGAGTTTCACACTGAACTGTTGGAAGCAGGCAGAGAGCTCCCGAGGCTGAGGGATTATTTCTCCAACCCGGGCAACTTCGAGCGACAGAGCGGCACTCCGCCTGCCAAAGATCAGGTCCTTGGACCTGGTGGACCGCTTA aTCGTGCAGGCAGCATTAGCACCTTGGACTCGTTGGACTTTGCCCGTTACTCTGATGATGGAAACCGCGAGTCGGACGAGCGAGTAGCAG AGAGTGAAGTGCCTTctcaggagagaaaaaacttcAAGACAAGTCCTGAAATTCAG GAGCCTATACGTCCACTGGAGAAAAGAGCCTTAAACTTCCTTGTGAATgagtatttattaaaaaacgAACACAAACTGTCATCCATCACCTTCTCTGATGAAAACGATGACCAG GATTTTGAGTTGTGGGATGATGTCGGCCTCAATATCCCCAAACCCCCTGACCTATTACAGCTCTACAGGAACTGTGGCACCCCCATCTCGTCGCCTCGGAGCATGGTTGATGTGGCAGTAGGGGTGGATTTAGGTGATCTTCCAGGAAACTGCATCATCCAAGATCCTCATAAGAAGCCTGACCTCTCACAACAAGTATGTTCT caACAGACCGAAGTAGTGCAAGAGTTGGAATACCAGATCAGCCTCCTCAACAACGAGAAGCAGAGCCTCGCTGAGCAAATCAAGAAACTGCAGAG tgaaattcaaacactgaagagaacGGTTTCCTCCACTCCTCCAACCTCTCTGGACCTGATGCCCCAGAATACATCTAAACCTGCCTTCTCTTCCACCAGCACTACCACCACTATTTCTTCCACTGACCCTCTGTCCATG TCTTACCCTCAGCCTCCGACAGATAATGGCCAGTATATGGACATTCGAGGGGTTTCAGAGCCTGAAAGTGGTCAGAAATCGTCCTCTACTCAGAACACGCCACAGACATGTCCGCAGTCCCGCAACGAGGTTAAGAGCAGGGCTCCTGTCAAGTTTGACACACCCAACAG GAACTTATCTCCAGTTTTCCAGCAAGCACTACTGTCCTTCTGCAGAATGTGCTCCGACAGCCGCCTGGGAGCAGAG gTGTCCCGTATAGCAGACAGTGAGGAGAGTGTGATGTTAATGCTGGGCCGCTGCCTCCCTCACATCGTCCCCAACGTCCTCCTTGCTAAACGAGAG AGAATGGTTGCACATCTTTGCCAG GAGTTGATTCCACTCATTTTATGTACTGCCTGCCTTCACCCAGAACCTAAGGAAAGAGACCAGCTCCTTCACATCCTCTTTAACTTAATCAAGAGACCAGATGATGAGCAAAG ACAAATGATCTTGACGGGATGTGTCGCATTTGCAAGGCACGTGGGTCCCACCCGTGTCGAGGCCGAACTACTTCCTCAGTGCTGGGAACAG aTTAACCACAAATATCCAGAGAGGAGATTGTTGGTGGCGGAGTCCTGTGGAGCCTTAGCACCATACCTGCCT AAAGAGATCCGTAGCTCCCTGGTGTTGTCCATGTTGCAGCAGATGCTCACTGAAGATAAGGCGGATATGGTCAGAGAAGCTGTGGTCAAGAGCCTGGGCATTATTATGGGTTATATAGATGATCCTGACAAGTACTCCCAG GGATTTGAGCTGATGCTGCTGTCTCTTGCGGATCCATCAGAGCGGGTGGTCAGTGCAGTCCATCAGGTCTTTATTCCTGCCTTTGCCGCGTGGACCACGGAGCTTGGCACCCTACAAACTTCACTCATCCCTTCTCTTTTAGCACGTATAGAGAAACTACTTAAG CAAGGAGAACACAGTCTAGATGAACACAAATTACATGTATTCCTGTCGGCCCTGCAGTCTCTCATCCCTCCTCTGTTTGCCGTGGTGCTGCAGAATGCACCGTTCACCAGCAGAGCCAAAACCCACGGAGACATTCCTGCAATAGAGG TGACACGGTTTCCCAGACCAGCGTCTCCCCTGCAGGATGTAGCCACCATCATCGGCAGCAGAGAAATGCTGAGTGCGCTCCTGCTCCTCTATGACCATCAGCTGGAGCACGAAGGCACCACTGGCTGGGAGAGCCTGTTATGGGTGGTCAATCAGCT CCTTCCAACGCTCATAGATATTGTGGGCCGGATCAATGTAACGTCATCCACCTGCGTCCACGAGTTCTCTCGCTTCTTCTGGAGGTTCTGTCGCACTTTCGGCAAGATCTTTACCAACACTAAG GTTAAACCACAGTTCCAGGAGATTCTCCGGCTATCTGAAGAAAATGTCG ATGCTTCAGTGGGGAATGGTATTCTCACCAAAGCCACAGTCCCCATTTATGCCACTGGAGTATTGACATGCTATAACCAG GAGGAGGATCGTAAGTTGTTGGTGGGTTTCCTAGAGGATGTTATGACAACCCTGTCACTGTCCCATGCTCCCCTCGACAGCCTGAAGGCCTCCTTTGTAGAGCTTGg TGCCAACCCAGTGTACCACGAATTGCTGCTGACTGTTCTGTGGTATGGGGTGGTCCATACCTCGGCACTGGTCCGGTGTACAGCAGCGCGGATGTttgag CTGCTGGTGAAGGGGGTGAATGAGACGCTGGTAGCTCAGAGAGTGGTGCCGGCTCTCATCACACTGTCCTCCGACCCTGAAAT CTCAGTGAGGATATCCACTATTCCTGCCTTTGGTACCATCATGGAGACGGTCACGCAAAAAGAG ctgttggAGCGTGTAAAGATGCAGCTGGCATCGTTCCTCGAGGACCCGCAGTACCAGGATCAGCACTCCTTACACATGGAAATCATCAGGACGTTTGGAAGAGTCGGGCCTAATGCTGAGCCACGCTTTAGAGACGACT TTGTTCTGCCACATCTTCACAAACTGGCACTAGCCAACAACAGCCAGCAAGTGGAGACCAAGAGAATCGACATTGCCACACAGCTGTTTGAGGCCTACAGTGcactctcctgctgct tcatttctgaggaggTGATGATCAACCACTTCCTCCCTGGCCTCAGATGTCTCCGCACTGACATGGAGCAACTCTCTCCTGAGCACGAg GTGATTCTGAGCTCTATGGTCAAAGAGTGTGAAATCAAGGTGGAAAACAGGGGAATGGCGGACGCACAGGG GTCCATGTCTATTGCCTCTAGTTTGGTGGGCGAGGATGCCAAGACCAAGTTCCTAAGTAAGATGGGTCAGCTGACCACCTCAGGCGCCATGCTGGCCAATGTCTTCCAGAGAAAAAAGTGA